Proteins found in one Streptomyces sp. NBC_00461 genomic segment:
- a CDS encoding LysR family transcriptional regulator has protein sequence MDLEVRHLRALCAIADTGSLHRAARQLGVAQPSLSTQLRRIEQELGGALFVRARTGCRPTPLGSLVLSRARPLVAEMRSLVSEARAAATGGPELRVGSTASKALAGWLRRLRARGQDPTLHMNVSPNALLRMVADGQLDVAFVHEVEGSPLRIPEGLRLRTLMEREPQFVYLSADHPATAHPVVDVGELAGDRWMIDPTVDGEWDAVQRMFRGAGINPHVLHGDYHTATALVATGEVVTVCQPTTLSHPDMAVRRLQGDPLGVRLLLAARTETDLDGALPALEEAYWDSAHQAPAYREWLEGEGAGGAPGMQSPVPALP, from the coding sequence ATGGACCTCGAGGTGCGACACCTCCGCGCGCTGTGCGCCATAGCCGACACCGGCAGTCTGCACCGCGCCGCACGTCAACTGGGCGTTGCCCAGCCGTCGTTGAGCACGCAACTGCGTCGTATCGAGCAGGAGCTGGGCGGCGCGCTGTTCGTCCGCGCCCGCACCGGCTGCCGGCCCACGCCGCTGGGCAGCCTGGTGCTGAGCCGCGCCCGCCCGCTGGTGGCCGAGATGCGCTCCCTGGTGAGCGAGGCACGGGCCGCCGCGACGGGCGGTCCCGAGCTGCGCGTCGGCTCCACCGCGAGCAAGGCCCTGGCGGGCTGGCTGCGCCGGCTGCGCGCCCGCGGCCAGGACCCCACCCTCCACATGAACGTCTCCCCGAACGCCCTGCTGCGCATGGTCGCCGACGGCCAGCTCGACGTCGCCTTCGTGCACGAGGTCGAGGGCAGCCCCCTGCGCATCCCCGAGGGCCTGCGGCTGCGCACCCTGATGGAACGCGAGCCGCAGTTCGTGTACTTGTCGGCCGACCACCCGGCGACCGCGCACCCCGTGGTCGACGTCGGCGAACTGGCCGGCGACCGCTGGATGATCGACCCCACGGTGGACGGCGAGTGGGACGCCGTCCAGCGCATGTTCCGCGGGGCGGGCATCAACCCGCACGTCCTGCACGGCGACTACCACACGGCCACCGCGCTGGTCGCGACCGGCGAGGTGGTCACCGTCTGCCAGCCGACCACCCTCTCCCACCCCGACATGGCGGTACGCCGCCTCCAGGGCGACCCGCTCGGCGTACGCCTGCTGCTGGCGGCCCGCACGGAGACAGACCTGGACGGCGCACTGCCCGCACTGGAGGAGGCGTACTGGGACTCGGCCCACCAGGCACCGGCGTATCGGGAGTGGCTGGAAGGGGAGGGTGCGGGGGGTGCGCCGGGCATGCAGTCCCCGGTACCGGCCCTCCCTTAG
- a CDS encoding aminotransferase-like domain-containing protein codes for MDAYRRIADRIADDITAGRLRPGERLPPQRKFARRYGIAASTAERAYGELVRRGLVVGEVGRGTFVRAAGTGPTGRGLIEPATAAPVNMELNYPSAPGQSELLAAALAPLLRPDVLTEALRPASATGTAAPREAVAALLATPGWRPAPGQVIFTGNARQAIAGALASLVRPGGRVGVEALTYPLVKEVAARLGITLVPLPTDHEGLRPEAVAGARLSALYVQPTLHNPTSVTMSTERRRQLALVVDELGLPVVEDRIWSFLDEAGDAPFAALAPHLTHVVDGLSKRVAPGLTVGFLVVPPHRAQAVAAAVRSGGWSAGRFALEAGVRWIGDGTVRRLVAAKREDAALRQRLVAEQLAGFRIRSDPRAYFAWWELPAPWRADTFTAAAAGHGIAVTPGPAFTVDPHRTPAAVRLGLASATVPDLRRALRTLAEVAGDARSLR; via the coding sequence GTGGACGCGTACCGGCGTATCGCCGACCGCATCGCCGACGACATCACCGCCGGACGGCTCCGGCCGGGCGAACGGCTGCCTCCGCAGCGGAAGTTCGCCCGTCGGTACGGGATCGCCGCCTCGACGGCGGAGCGGGCGTACGGCGAGCTGGTGCGGCGGGGGCTGGTCGTCGGCGAGGTCGGTCGCGGCACCTTCGTGCGGGCCGCCGGTACGGGACCCACGGGGCGTGGGCTCATCGAACCGGCGACCGCGGCCCCGGTGAACATGGAGCTCAACTACCCTTCCGCGCCCGGTCAGTCGGAGCTGCTCGCCGCCGCCCTCGCCCCGCTGCTGCGCCCCGACGTCCTCACCGAGGCGTTGCGTCCGGCGTCCGCCACCGGCACCGCGGCGCCCCGCGAGGCGGTGGCGGCCCTGCTCGCCACGCCCGGCTGGCGCCCGGCCCCCGGCCAGGTGATCTTCACCGGCAACGCCCGCCAGGCCATCGCCGGCGCGCTGGCCTCCCTGGTCCGGCCGGGCGGCCGGGTCGGTGTCGAAGCGCTGACGTACCCGCTGGTCAAGGAGGTCGCGGCCCGGCTCGGCATCACCCTCGTCCCGCTCCCCACGGACCACGAGGGCCTGCGTCCGGAGGCCGTCGCGGGCGCCCGGCTGTCCGCCCTCTACGTCCAGCCGACGCTGCACAACCCCACGTCCGTGACCATGAGCACCGAGCGTCGCAGGCAACTGGCCCTTGTGGTGGACGAGTTGGGGCTCCCCGTTGTCGAGGACCGCATCTGGTCCTTCCTCGACGAGGCGGGGGACGCCCCCTTCGCCGCGCTCGCCCCGCACCTCACCCACGTCGTCGACGGCCTCTCCAAGCGGGTCGCGCCCGGCCTGACGGTCGGCTTCCTCGTCGTACCGCCGCATCGGGCGCAGGCGGTGGCGGCGGCCGTGCGGTCGGGAGGGTGGAGTGCCGGGCGGTTCGCGCTGGAGGCGGGCGTGCGGTGGATCGGGGACGGGACGGTGCGGCGGCTGGTGGCGGCGAAACGCGAGGACGCGGCGCTGCGACAGCGGCTGGTCGCCGAGCAGCTCGCCGGTTTCCGCATACGGTCCGATCCGCGGGCCTACTTCGCCTGGTGGGAACTCCCCGCCCCCTGGCGCGCGGACACCTTCACGGCCGCGGCCGCCGGACACGGCATCGCCGTCACGCCGGGCCCCGCCTTCACCGTCGACCCGCACCGCACCCCGGCCGCCGTCAGACTCGGGCTCGCGTCGGCCACCGTGCCGGACCTGCGGCGGGCGTTGCGGACGCTTGCCGAGGTCGCGGGAGACGCCCGTAGCCTCCGCTGA
- the snpA gene encoding snapalysin, which produces MRKRTSMSTSILTAAVGLSLAAFGLGAAVPAAAAPAPASYSGYTGSPAEAKANQAFFQAVVRSVAEKRAAHPSSAAAVTVVYNASGAPTFSAQIARSAQIWNSSVSNVKLQSGSNADFSYREGNDSRGSYASTDGHGGGYVFLDYAQNQEYDSTRVTAHETGHVLGLPDHYEGPCSELMSGGGPGPSCTNSSPDANERARVNQLWAGGFQAALDKALHKSR; this is translated from the coding sequence ATGCGCAAGCGCACCTCCATGTCCACATCCATCCTCACGGCGGCGGTCGGCCTCAGCCTTGCCGCCTTCGGTCTCGGCGCGGCGGTGCCCGCCGCCGCTGCCCCGGCTCCCGCCTCGTACTCCGGCTATACCGGGTCTCCCGCCGAGGCCAAGGCAAACCAGGCGTTCTTCCAGGCGGTCGTCAGGTCCGTCGCCGAGAAGCGCGCCGCCCACCCGAGCAGCGCGGCGGCCGTCACGGTCGTCTACAACGCCTCGGGAGCGCCGACGTTCAGCGCCCAGATAGCCCGCAGCGCCCAGATATGGAACAGCTCGGTGTCGAACGTGAAGCTCCAGTCGGGCTCGAACGCCGACTTCAGCTACCGCGAGGGCAACGACTCCCGCGGTTCGTACGCCTCGACCGACGGTCACGGCGGCGGCTACGTCTTCCTCGACTACGCGCAGAACCAGGAGTACGACTCCACGCGCGTCACCGCCCACGAGACCGGCCACGTCCTCGGTCTGCCCGACCACTACGAAGGCCCGTGCAGCGAGCTGATGTCGGGCGGCGGCCCCGGCCCGTCCTGCACGAACTCCAGCCCGGACGCCAACGAGCGAGCCCGCGTCAACCAGCTGTGGGCCGGCGGCTTCCAGGCGGCCCTCGACAAGGCGCTGCACAAGTCCCGCTAG
- a CDS encoding endonuclease/exonuclease/phosphatase family protein, which produces MLLAGVSVVVGCRVADSDGITPVPQVLAFLPWLLAPAGCALLLALLARWRLGMVWSLVVLGMLAWFIEPYGKTDDPGGTPLAEFKVLTSNVEFGRGTASLVPVIRGDRPDIVFVEECEYTCQARLKQEFGADYPYRQAVAAGGSEGSVILSRFPLKGTADLPGTMGMPGAVADVRGHAVRLQLAHPMPPLPGQVGLWRRELGRLRDTAAATRTPMVLAGDFNASQDHAAFRRILDTGMRDAARLAGHDRTPSWPARTAPTFGAQIDHVLVSRDFSASSARFVGVAESDHRALLVDITLHQRPH; this is translated from the coding sequence CTGCTTCTGGCCGGTGTGAGTGTCGTCGTCGGCTGCCGCGTCGCCGACAGCGACGGCATCACCCCCGTCCCCCAGGTCCTCGCCTTCCTGCCCTGGCTCCTCGCCCCGGCCGGATGCGCCCTCCTGCTCGCGCTGCTCGCCCGCTGGCGGCTGGGGATGGTCTGGTCGCTTGTCGTCCTCGGGATGCTGGCGTGGTTCATCGAGCCGTACGGGAAGACGGACGATCCCGGCGGCACCCCGCTCGCCGAGTTCAAGGTGCTGACCTCGAACGTCGAGTTCGGACGCGGCACCGCCTCCCTCGTCCCCGTGATCCGCGGCGACAGGCCGGACATCGTGTTCGTGGAGGAGTGCGAGTACACCTGCCAGGCCCGGCTGAAGCAGGAGTTCGGCGCCGACTACCCCTACCGGCAGGCGGTGGCGGCCGGCGGCTCCGAGGGGTCGGTCATCCTCAGCCGCTTCCCGCTCAAGGGCACGGCGGACCTGCCCGGCACCATGGGCATGCCCGGCGCCGTCGCCGACGTGCGCGGCCATGCCGTACGCCTCCAACTGGCGCACCCCATGCCGCCGTTGCCCGGCCAGGTCGGCCTCTGGCGCCGGGAACTCGGGCGGCTGCGGGACACGGCCGCCGCCACCCGCACGCCCATGGTCCTGGCCGGCGACTTCAACGCCTCCCAGGACCACGCCGCCTTCCGCCGCATCCTCGACACCGGCATGCGCGACGCCGCCCGGCTCGCGGGCCACGACCGCACGCCCAGCTGGCCCGCCCGCACCGCGCCGACGTTCGGCGCCCAGATCGACCACGTACTGGTCTCCCGGGACTTCTCCGCGAGCAGCGCCCGTTTCGTGGGCGTGGCCGAATCCGACCACCGTGCACTGCTGGTGGACATCACACTCCACCAGCGCCCGCACTGA
- a CDS encoding nSTAND1 domain-containing NTPase, which translates to MKQSSRRPGRPERPLDPDAGPVQCFAHELRSLREAAGSPSYRAMAELAGVSVAALSRAASGERLPSAAVVRAYARACGAEPGVWERRLRAAAEETVPYCPAEGESPYQGLARFEPGDRELFFGRARLSEDAVRLMREHRFAALVGASGSGKSSLLRAGVTPRLETLVQEMGCGAEVRLITPSARPAATHGGMLAPGRDGPHRVVVVDQFEEIFTLCRDRTERWRFVEQLLAAREPDANLRVVVAVGSGYHDRCVEHPGLAEALCDATLTVTAMNREELRDAVVRPATAVGLRVERELTARIVEEAADRPGALPMVSHALQETWRRRRSGVLTLAGYETAGGVHGAIAAAAEEVYGRFSVGQADTARRLLLTLVAPGDGGPDSGRPVRRADLREWPDPEVPVVLERLACARLVTLGEESVELAHEALITGWPRLRAWIEENRERLRLHRHLTESARLWQERDRDPGALYRGVHLAMADALFTRGTHEDDLTARERAFLSASRVAEFMERWTAARMRRRIRMLAVALSCVLGGALVAGQIAWHERGVADGERALAGARLAAGLADPRGAADPRTRTLLSIAAWRLAPLPESRAALYDALSEPERDAFTVPRQSNGSRYFLTSSGHTLLDVGGGLWEAWDVGTHRRIGSGRLPDAPVSAVSPDGETLVLGGEGGQRLWRLSVGQGGDEGLTGGSGDGAGAGGSDARDGGHGAEAGGSAGADTDRAGLGDSGTGAGQGFGLRSAGSGYVVNGPGSTTQLRAFADDRLLFETAAADAVVPSAGARLAAVCARGRLLAVRDLVRRHTLRGAWRSSSSVDCSSLAFDSGGTRLAAVTDTGVRVWDLASGRQLADLARPDGRSLAFTSDGRFLAVAAQSEVTVWRLTAPHAPVFGRPLADGPVTALAWDPGSPTLRYLAGSTVHTLDLSTPLTPAWQDRRLDGELLSPDGRLLATAQRDGGGYRFQLRDTGTGRVLARLPPAGNGRPLMAFSPDGRFFSYGVTVPSYDIGGPSARKAPATRIVVWDVPGRHRQAELGLAAEPSAPEVRSIALTAGGRELLLTRATATGSLTGEVWNTARGTRTGALAAAVKSVLAAGFTGPAAALPFGLHAGVPLGGAEVLALGPDGVRLAVGGPSGGVTVWRGRRERQREAVVPAPAGALGSPVTALAFSPDGRALAVGYGSGALRLWDLAARQPLGGGLDTPGDTIRSLAFSADGGSLYAGGGHVPLQRHAIAPAQVATRLCARAGRDLSGTEWRTYLPDVPYRNLCDLPATGPATDSDPAPAPAPVRTQEPGMSGSARTGTPMPATPARRAPRETGAHGGHPIARPSGTPSRATPQHHPWSASPRHITEHRPLTHCFERSPGLRVLPHEREMSTGSQLPLSAPKELSTALTCIDQQICGSESGSCPAAPPVGIHPDLE; encoded by the coding sequence GTGAAACAGAGCAGCCGTCGGCCCGGTCGGCCCGAACGCCCCCTCGATCCCGATGCGGGGCCCGTGCAGTGTTTCGCCCATGAGCTGCGGTCACTGCGCGAGGCCGCCGGGTCCCCCTCGTACAGGGCGATGGCGGAGCTTGCCGGTGTCTCGGTGGCCGCGCTGTCGCGGGCCGCGTCGGGGGAGCGGTTGCCGTCGGCGGCGGTGGTGCGGGCGTACGCGCGGGCGTGCGGTGCCGAACCCGGCGTATGGGAAAGGCGGTTGCGGGCGGCGGCCGAGGAGACGGTGCCGTACTGCCCGGCGGAGGGGGAGTCGCCCTACCAGGGGCTGGCGCGGTTCGAACCGGGGGACCGGGAGCTGTTCTTCGGGCGGGCCCGGCTGTCCGAGGACGCGGTGCGGCTGATGCGGGAGCACCGGTTCGCGGCGCTGGTCGGCGCTTCCGGCAGCGGCAAGTCCTCCCTGTTGCGGGCCGGGGTGACGCCCCGGCTCGAGACCCTGGTCCAGGAGATGGGCTGCGGTGCGGAGGTGCGGCTGATCACGCCGAGCGCTCGGCCCGCGGCCACCCACGGAGGGATGCTGGCGCCCGGGCGGGACGGGCCGCATCGCGTGGTCGTGGTGGACCAGTTCGAGGAGATCTTCACGCTCTGCCGGGACCGGACCGAACGGTGGCGGTTCGTCGAGCAGTTGCTGGCCGCCAGGGAGCCGGACGCCAACCTGCGGGTGGTCGTCGCCGTGGGCAGCGGCTACCACGACCGGTGCGTCGAGCACCCCGGGCTGGCGGAGGCCCTGTGCGACGCCACCCTGACCGTCACCGCCATGAACCGGGAGGAACTGCGGGACGCCGTCGTCCGACCGGCCACGGCGGTCGGCCTGCGGGTGGAGCGGGAACTCACCGCACGGATCGTCGAGGAGGCCGCCGACCGGCCCGGCGCCCTGCCGATGGTGTCGCACGCCCTGCAGGAGACCTGGCGGCGCAGACGCAGCGGAGTGCTCACCCTGGCCGGCTACGAGACGGCCGGCGGCGTCCACGGGGCGATCGCCGCGGCGGCCGAGGAGGTGTACGGCCGGTTCTCCGTCGGCCAGGCCGACACTGCCCGGCGGCTCCTGCTGACGCTCGTCGCCCCCGGTGACGGCGGCCCCGACAGCGGTCGTCCGGTTCGCCGCGCCGATCTGCGCGAGTGGCCGGACCCCGAGGTGCCCGTCGTCCTCGAACGCCTCGCGTGCGCCCGGCTCGTCACCCTCGGCGAGGAGAGCGTCGAGCTCGCCCACGAGGCCCTGATCACCGGCTGGCCCCGGCTCCGGGCGTGGATCGAGGAGAACCGCGAGCGGCTACGCCTGCACCGGCACCTCACCGAGTCCGCCCGCCTCTGGCAGGAGCGCGACCGTGACCCCGGCGCCTTGTACCGGGGTGTCCATCTCGCGATGGCCGACGCGCTGTTCACCCGCGGCACGCACGAGGACGACCTCACCGCGCGCGAGCGGGCCTTCCTCAGCGCCTCCCGCGTCGCCGAGTTCATGGAACGCTGGACGGCCGCCCGGATGCGGCGCCGGATACGGATGTTGGCCGTCGCGCTGTCCTGCGTTCTCGGTGGAGCGCTGGTCGCCGGGCAGATCGCGTGGCACGAGCGGGGCGTGGCCGACGGGGAACGGGCCCTCGCCGGGGCCCGCCTCGCGGCCGGCCTCGCCGACCCCCGGGGGGCCGCCGACCCCCGCACCCGGACCCTGCTCAGCATCGCCGCCTGGCGGCTGGCCCCGCTGCCCGAGAGCCGCGCCGCGTTGTACGACGCCCTGTCCGAACCCGAGCGGGACGCCTTCACCGTCCCCCGGCAGAGCAACGGCTCCCGGTACTTCCTCACCTCCTCCGGCCACACCCTGCTCGACGTGGGCGGCGGCCTCTGGGAGGCCTGGGACGTGGGCACACACCGGCGCATCGGATCAGGGCGGCTGCCGGACGCACCGGTGAGCGCGGTCAGCCCTGACGGGGAGACCCTCGTGCTGGGCGGGGAGGGCGGGCAACGGTTGTGGCGTCTGTCTGTGGGGCAGGGGGGCGACGAGGGGCTCACCGGGGGCAGTGGTGACGGCGCGGGGGCCGGTGGGAGTGACGCGAGGGATGGGGGCCACGGCGCGGAGGCCGGCGGTAGTGCGGGGGCCGACACGGATCGCGCGGGTCTCGGCGACAGCGGCACTGGTGCCGGCCAGGGCTTCGGTCTGCGCTCCGCCGGGAGCGGCTACGTCGTGAACGGCCCTGGTTCCACGACCCAGTTGCGTGCCTTCGCCGACGACCGACTGCTGTTCGAGACGGCCGCGGCCGATGCCGTCGTGCCGAGTGCGGGGGCCCGGCTGGCCGCCGTGTGCGCGCGGGGCCGGCTGCTCGCGGTGCGGGATCTCGTGCGTCGGCACACCCTGCGGGGGGCCTGGCGGAGCTCGTCGTCGGTGGACTGCTCGTCCCTCGCGTTCGACAGCGGGGGGACGCGACTCGCCGCTGTCACGGATACCGGCGTACGCGTCTGGGACCTCGCCTCGGGGCGGCAACTCGCCGACCTCGCCCGGCCGGACGGCCGCTCCCTCGCCTTCACCTCCGACGGACGGTTCCTCGCGGTCGCCGCGCAGAGCGAGGTGACCGTATGGCGGCTCACGGCGCCGCACGCGCCCGTGTTCGGCCGGCCCCTGGCCGACGGGCCCGTCACCGCCCTCGCCTGGGACCCCGGCTCCCCCACCCTGCGCTACCTCGCCGGAAGCACGGTCCACACGCTCGACCTCTCGACCCCGCTCACCCCCGCGTGGCAGGACCGGCGGCTCGACGGTGAGTTGCTCAGCCCCGACGGCCGCCTGCTGGCCACCGCCCAGCGCGACGGAGGGGGTTACCGCTTCCAGCTCCGGGACACCGGTACCGGCCGGGTCCTCGCCCGGCTTCCCCCGGCGGGGAACGGGCGGCCGCTTATGGCCTTCAGCCCCGACGGGCGGTTCTTCTCCTACGGCGTCACCGTCCCGTCGTACGACATCGGCGGCCCCTCCGCCCGGAAGGCGCCCGCCACCCGGATCGTGGTCTGGGACGTGCCGGGCCGTCACAGACAGGCCGAACTCGGCCTGGCCGCGGAGCCGTCCGCCCCGGAGGTGCGCTCGATCGCGCTCACCGCCGGCGGCCGGGAACTCCTGCTCACCCGGGCCACGGCCACCGGCTCGCTCACCGGTGAGGTGTGGAACACCGCCCGGGGTACGCGCACCGGCGCCCTGGCCGCGGCGGTGAAGTCCGTCCTGGCCGCCGGTTTCACCGGCCCGGCCGCGGCCCTGCCCTTCGGACTGCACGCCGGTGTGCCGCTCGGCGGCGCGGAGGTCCTCGCGCTCGGCCCCGACGGCGTCCGCCTGGCCGTCGGCGGCCCCTCCGGCGGTGTCACCGTCTGGCGCGGCCGCCGCGAACGGCAACGGGAGGCCGTCGTCCCGGCCCCCGCCGGAGCCCTCGGCTCCCCTGTCACCGCCCTCGCCTTCAGCCCCGACGGCCGTGCCCTCGCGGTGGGATACGGCTCCGGCGCCCTCCGGCTCTGGGACCTCGCCGCCCGGCAGCCCCTCGGCGGCGGCCTCGACACCCCGGGTGACACGATCCGCTCCCTCGCCTTCAGCGCGGACGGGGGCTCCCTGTACGCCGGCGGCGGCCACGTCCCCCTCCAGCGGCACGCCATCGCCCCCGCGCAGGTCGCCACCCGGCTCTGCGCCCGGGCCGGACGCGACCTCTCCGGCACCGAATGGCGCACCTACCTTCCCGACGTGCCCTACCGCAACCTCTGCGACCTGCCCGCCACCGGCCCGGCGACGGACTCCGACCCGGCACCGGCACCGGCACCCGTGCGGACGCAGGAGCCGGGCATGTCGGGGTCCGCACGGACCGGCACACCGATGCCCGCAACTCCCGCCCGGCGGGCACCGCGAGAGACCGGAGCCCATGGCGGGCACCCGATCGCCCGGCCCTCCGGAACGCCGTCCAGGGCCACCCCCCAGCACCACCCCTGGTCCGCATCACCGCGGCACATCACGGAGCACCGACCGCTGACGCACTGCTTCGAGCGGTCACCGGGCCTCCGCGTCCTCCCCCATGAACGGGAGATGAGCACGGGATCACAACTCCCTCTGTCCGCCCCCAAAGAGTTGTCTACGGCTCTGACCTGCATTGATCAACAAATCTGCGGCTCCGAGAGTGGTTCGTGCCCGGCGGCCCCTCCCGTCGGAATCCATCCCGATCTGGAGTGA
- a CDS encoding alpha/beta fold hydrolase: MAVQAVPLVLIHGHPFDRTMWNPQLEAFSAARRVIAPDLRGYGASPASPAITRFEQFADDIRTLLDDLKVETCVLAGLSMGGQIVMDFYRRFPDRVRGLVLADTFPAADTAEGVRVRHATADRLLREGMGGYADDVLEKMVAPYADARVKAHVHGMMTATSPQGAAAALRARAARPDYRELLTTVTVPALVVVGSDDTFTPVSDAEAMHAALPDSTLHVIEATAHMPNLERPKEFNEALDQFLARVDLRP, from the coding sequence ATGGCAGTCCAGGCAGTCCCTCTCGTTCTGATCCACGGCCACCCCTTCGACCGCACGATGTGGAACCCGCAGCTGGAGGCGTTCTCCGCCGCCCGCCGGGTGATCGCCCCCGACCTGCGCGGCTACGGCGCCTCCCCGGCCTCCCCCGCGATCACCCGCTTCGAGCAGTTCGCCGACGACATCAGGACACTGCTCGACGACCTGAAGGTGGAGACCTGTGTCCTGGCCGGCCTCTCCATGGGCGGCCAGATCGTGATGGACTTCTACCGGCGGTTCCCCGACCGCGTCCGCGGCCTGGTCCTCGCCGACACCTTCCCGGCCGCCGACACGGCCGAGGGCGTCCGCGTCCGCCACGCCACGGCGGACCGGCTGCTGCGCGAGGGCATGGGCGGATACGCCGACGACGTACTGGAGAAGATGGTCGCGCCGTACGCCGACGCGCGGGTCAAGGCCCACGTCCACGGCATGATGACGGCCACCTCCCCGCAGGGCGCCGCGGCGGCCCTGCGCGCCCGCGCCGCCCGCCCCGACTACCGCGAGCTGCTGACGACCGTCACGGTCCCGGCCCTGGTGGTCGTGGGCTCCGACGACACCTTCACCCCGGTCTCCGACGCCGAGGCGATGCACGCGGCCCTGCCCGACTCGACCCTCCACGTCATCGAGGCCACGGCCCACATGCCGAACCTGGAGAGGCCGAAGGAGTTCAACGAGGCGTTGGACCAGTTCCTGGCGCGAGTGGACCTGCGCCCGTAA
- a CDS encoding PP2C family protein-serine/threonine phosphatase, which produces MTKVLDRRPRAGHTDAVRRHQLLRMRGRSVAWVPPALLLVAITIADFNTTGEFRIISWIVLVPGIAAAICGVWGTAVFAVLALVTYVLADNAWPHQYRTGLPDFILVAVGGVLATLACAVRMRGERRMLHMRDVAETIRRTVLRPLPPDWGGLDHAAVYLTADVDARVGGDFYDIQPGPHGTRALLGDVQGKGLGAVEAAAALLGTFREAGYHQAELATVGARLEVRMLRHREHTTALGRDDGDRFATAALLGFPEADPGTVDVMLFGHDPPLVVGSGGVRSLPPGDGLPLGLVELAADGRPHVHRVPLAPGETLLLTTDGVTEARDAAGAFYPLADDVARAVAADPRTAEPRRLVAFVRDRTVRHCGGRLADDTTVFAVRRAVRQVVAAEAEHGRLQS; this is translated from the coding sequence ATGACGAAGGTGCTCGACCGGCGGCCGCGGGCCGGGCACACGGACGCTGTGCGGCGGCACCAGCTGCTGCGGATGCGGGGCCGGAGTGTCGCCTGGGTGCCGCCCGCACTGCTCCTGGTGGCCATCACGATCGCCGACTTCAACACCACCGGCGAGTTCCGGATCATCTCCTGGATCGTGCTCGTGCCGGGTATCGCCGCCGCGATCTGCGGGGTGTGGGGCACGGCCGTCTTCGCCGTGCTCGCGCTGGTCACCTACGTCCTCGCGGACAACGCCTGGCCGCACCAGTACCGGACCGGTCTGCCCGACTTCATCCTCGTCGCCGTCGGCGGCGTGCTGGCCACCCTGGCCTGCGCGGTCCGGATGCGCGGGGAGCGGCGCATGCTGCACATGCGGGACGTCGCCGAGACCATCCGCCGCACCGTGCTGCGCCCGCTCCCGCCCGACTGGGGCGGCCTCGACCACGCCGCCGTCTATCTCACCGCCGACGTCGACGCCCGGGTCGGCGGCGACTTCTACGACATCCAGCCCGGACCGCACGGCACCCGGGCGCTGCTCGGTGACGTCCAGGGCAAGGGCCTCGGCGCGGTCGAGGCGGCGGCCGCACTGCTCGGCACGTTCCGCGAAGCCGGCTACCACCAGGCCGAACTGGCCACGGTCGGCGCCCGGTTGGAGGTACGGATGTTGCGGCACCGCGAGCACACCACCGCCCTCGGCCGCGACGACGGAGACCGTTTCGCCACCGCCGCGCTGCTCGGCTTCCCCGAGGCCGACCCCGGCACGGTGGACGTGATGCTGTTCGGTCACGATCCCCCGCTGGTCGTCGGCTCCGGCGGCGTACGGTCCCTGCCGCCGGGCGACGGCCTCCCGCTCGGCCTCGTCGAACTCGCCGCCGACGGCCGGCCGCACGTGCACCGCGTGCCCCTCGCGCCCGGCGAGACCCTGCTGTTGACCACCGACGGGGTGACCGAGGCCAGGGACGCCGCCGGGGCGTTCTACCCGCTCGCCGACGACGTCGCCCGGGCCGTCGCCGCCGACCCCCGCACCGCCGAACCCCGGCGCCTGGTCGCCTTCGTACGGGACCGCACGGTGCGGCACTGCGGCGGCCGGCTGGCCGACGACACGACGGTCTTCGCCGTTCGACGGGCCGTTCGTCAGGTCGTGGCGGCGGAGGCGGAGCACGGTCGTTTGCAGTCCTGA